The Megalobrama amblycephala isolate DHTTF-2021 linkage group LG20, ASM1881202v1, whole genome shotgun sequence genome includes a window with the following:
- the znf438 gene encoding zinc finger protein 438: protein MKTQEHRSSPLKSHTQSDARPHSQIKGLQFRSIAPKAPAVVPSSAVLSCQPPSALPEASTAVSPKSILVPAQNYALMQVAGQEGTFSLVALPQTQQQQPIQKNLKLPIPRYQPVRSKSAPEKGSSKMPSPAKVSATAQAQSSAVKSDQSSDPVSEQLMIDTPTSSEINIAPLFPGSQTDRKMEQKSDVRPLKNQHYPSGTSLVAPVKKISPVKTQIEGPASAGSAITVLSPTIFSKAVQIIPSPPKGKLPILPYAKVKNSLLVPTSLASTPFSDKQTVSGAKSSLKSPPDNNIKSTDSKVKSESLSQDHNNTQFKKPPGKKRGRKRKTMEDILAFEARKKRSLSFFRRRVPEKPSLGASNSASQEKLLDISKKYRSIRPKPVLVMETTIPQLVPLPSLSTPENPDQELLLGQQISGKPLSVPQSSQATDQQPVADCKGGGGVIYTSRPLHRCPTCSRCFQFKHHLQSHMNSHSNLRPYVCPVCRKAYAHSGSLSTHMKLHHAESRPRKSLCCEFCDKSFGYVGVYFSHLREVHRVILTVEPSISQHEENMSVEESSEADEQASEQRVDPVELQIKCGRCQAITPTFADMKLHLLYVHGEEVQVRPRDGATCGGREAEDELVKHAAHYWRQLNEKRNLVHCGTCNEEFFSFSKFKCHLHSHHQGARESQKEEEVEEEMVGKEGHVLRGLNKGISLRVGSHFNCILCSKVFNKRQEVIEHWRAQHNCENPTLLWDVLDFRGENKPTDGPN from the exons ATGAAAACCCAAGAGCACCGTTCCAGCCCTCTgaaatcacacacacaga GTGATGCACGGCCCCACTCCCAAATTAAAGGTCTCCAGTTTCGCAGCATTGCACCCAAAGCCCCAGCAGTGGTTCCATCATCTGCAGTTCTGTCCTGCCAACCTCCCTCAGCCCTTCCAGAAGCATCCACAGCTGTCAGCCCCAAATCCATCCTGGTCCCTGCCCAGAACTATGCACTCATGCAGGTGGCTGGACAAGAGGGAACCTTCTCATTGGTGGCCTTACCTCAGACACAACAGCAACAGCCAATCCAGAAGAACCTTAAGCTGCCTATTCCTAGATACCAACCGGTGAGAAGCAAGAGCGCTCCAGAAAAAGGCAGTAGCAAGATGCCGAGTCCAGCCAAGGTTTCTGCAACCGCACAAGCTCAATCATCTGCCGTAAAATCAGACCAGAGTTCAGACCCAGTATCTGAGCAGCTTATGATCGACACTCCTACTTCATCAGAAATCAACATTGCACCCTTATTCCCAGGTTCACAGACAGATCGAAAAATGGAACAAAAAAGCGATGTCCGTCCACTCAAAAACCAGCACTACCCTTCTGGAACCTCCCTTGTTGCCCCTGTCAAGAAAATCTCACCAGTTAAAACCCAAATAGAGGGTCCAGCCTCGGCTGGCAGTGCCATCACAGTTCTCTCTCCCACTATCTTTAGCAAAGCTGTTCAGATCATTCCATCTCCACCCAAGGGCAAGCTGCCCATCCTGCCCTATGCCAAGGTGAAAAACTCCCTCCTGGTACCAACCAGCCTTGCCAGCACCCCTTTCTCAGACAAGCAGACTGTGAGTGGAGCCAAAAGCAGCCTGAAAAGCCCTCCAGACAACAACATCAAGTCCACAGACAGCAAAGTTAAAAGTGAAAGCCTGAGCCAAGACCACAACAACACCCAATTCAAGAAACCTCCAGGCAAGAAACGGGGGAGGAAGAGGAAAACCATGGAGGATATTCTGGCCTTTGAAGCCCGAAAGAAAAGATCCTTGTCATTTTTCAGAAGGAGGGTACCTGAGAAACCTTCACTTGGTGCTTCAAATTCTGCCTCTCAAGAGAAGTTGCTGGATATATCCAAAAAGTATCGTAGTATTCGTCCCAAGCCGGTACTGGTTATGGAAACCACTATTCCACAACTTGTACCGCTTCCTTCTTTGTCAACACCAGAGAACCCTGATCAGGAACTACTATTAGGACAACAAATATCAGGAAAACCACTGAGTGTTCCACAGTCTTCACAAGCTACTGATCAGCAGCCGGTGGCAGATTGTAAAGGTGGTGGAGGTGTGATTTACACAAGTCGTCCGCTGCACCGATGTCCTACCTGCAGCAGGTGTTTCCAGTTCAAGCATCACTTGCAGAGCCACATGAACAGCCACAGTAACCTGCGGCCCTATGTCTGCCCGGTATGCAGGAAGGCCTATGCTCACTCGGGCAGCCTTAGCACTCATATGAAACTGCACCATGCGGAAAGCAGGCCCCGGAAGAGCCTTTGCTGTGAATTCTGCGATAAGTCATTTGGCTATGTGGGTGTCTACTTCAGCCATTTGAGAGAGGTACACCGGGTAATACTCACCGTTGAGCCATCCATCAGTCAACATGAAGAAAACATGTCTGTAGAAGA GTCTTCAGAAGCTGACGAACAGGCCTCAGAACAGCGGGTTGACCCAGTCGAGCTACAAATTAAGTGTGGGCGCTGCCAGGCCATCACACCTACCTTTGCTGACATGAAGCTGCATTTGTTGTACGTGCATGGAGAGGAAGTCCAGGTCCGACCGAGAGATGGGGCCACGTGCGGCGGCCGTGAAGCAGAGGATGAGCTGGTCAAACATGCAGCGCATTACTGGAGGCAGCTCAATGAGAAACGCAACCTAGTGCACTGCGGCACCTGCAATGAAGAGTTCTTCTCCTTTTCCAAGTTCAAATGCCACCTCCATTCTCACCATCAAGGAGCTAGAGAGAGTCAAAAAGAGGAAGAGGTGGAAGAGGAAATGGTAGGTAAGGAGGGCCATGTATTGAGGGGCCTCAATAAAGGTATATCCCTGAGGGTGGGATCTCACTTTAACTGCATCCTTTGCAGTAAGGTCTTTAATAAAAGACAAGAAGTTATTGAGCATTGGAGGGCACAGCACAACTGTGAAAATCCCACCCTTCTTTGGGATGTCCTAGACTTCAGAGGGGAGAACAAGCCTACTGATGGGCCAAACTAA